From a single Lolium rigidum isolate FL_2022 chromosome 7, APGP_CSIRO_Lrig_0.1, whole genome shotgun sequence genomic region:
- the LOC124676255 gene encoding probable protein phosphatase 2C 64, with protein MGNCAASGETTVTAAGGDEDGRKRRRRWKAPREDQLGMVPGRIFSNDGRSRTASVFTQQGRKGINQDAMLIWDGFGGEDDGVLCGVFDGHGPHGHLVARRARDSLPLRLMSAARASSKNGLDLPAAAWRKAFVRAYKAMDKDLRSHPSLDSFCSGSTAVTVLKLGSDLYMANIGDSRAVLGSRDAAAGGMVAVQLTVDLKPDVPSEAERIKKCRGRVFALQDEPEVPRVWLPFDDAPGLAMARAFGDFCLKDYGVISVPDFFHWSLTDKDQFVILASDGVWDVLSNQEAVDIVSSSPSRSKAARALVEAANREWKTKYPTSRTDDCAVVCLYLDGKMDHERDSTASMDNISIEDGSVADPNEAQEQQEPTLTRNFTVRTVPGSAQEKALSGVDAKISGAADDHNWSGLDGVTRVNSLVQLPRFSEEKAIG; from the exons ATGGGGAACTGCGCGGCCAGCGGGGAGACCACGGtgacggcggccggcggggacgaGGACGgcaggaaacggaggaggaggtggaaggcGCCGCGGGAGGACCAGCTGGGCATGGTCCCCGGCCGGATCTTCTCCAACGACGGCCGCAGCCGCACCGCCTCCGTCTTCACGCAGCAGGGCCGCAAGGGGATCAACCAGGACGCCATGCTCATCTGGGAT GGGTTCGGCGGGGAGGACGACGGCGTGCTGTGCGGGGTGTTCGACGGGCACGGGCCGCACGGCCACCTGGTGGCGCGCAGGGCAAGGGACTCGCTGCCGCTCAGGCTCATGTCCGCCGCGCGAGCCTCGTCCAAGAACGGGCTCGACTTGCCGGCCGCAGCCTGGAGGAAGGCCTTCGTGCGCGCCTACAAGGCCATGGACAAGGACCTCCGCTCCCACCCCTCCCTCGACAGCTTCTGCAGCGGCAGCACCGCCGTCACCGTCCTCAAGCTC GGCTCGGATCTTTACATGGCCAACATTGGGGACTCTCGCGCCGTCCTCggctccagagacgccgctgccggcgGCATGGTGGCCGTGCAGCTCACCGTTGACCTCAAGCCCGATGTCCCCA GCGAGGCGGAGCGGATCAAGAAGTGCAGGGGCAGAGTGTTCGCGCTGCAGGACGAGCCGGAGGTGCCGAGGGTCTGGCTGCCGTTCGACGACGCGCCGGGCCTAGCCATGGCGCGGGCCTTCGGGGACTTCTGCCTCAAGGATTACGGCGTCATCTCGGTGCCGGACTTCTTCCACTGGTCTCTCACGGACAAGGACCAGTTCGTCATCCTTGCGTCCGACGGG GTCTGGGATGTCCTGAGCAACCAAGAGGCTGTTGACATAGTGTCCTCCTCCCCGAGCCGTTCAAAGGCGGCAAGGGCTCTTGTCGAGGCAGCTAATCGTGAATGGAAAACAAAGTATCCAACATCCAGGACTGATGACTGTGCAGTCGTTTGCTTATATTTGGATGGCAAGATGGACCATGAACGTGATTCAACCGCCTCTATGGATAACATCAGCATTGAGGATGGCTCAGTTGCAGATCCCAACGAAGCGCAGGAGCAACAGGAGCCCACCTTAACTCGTAATTTCACAGTAAGGACTGTTCCGGGTAGTGCTCAAGAGAAAGCTTTGTCCGGTGTAGACGCTAAGATTTCTGGTGCAGCTGACGATCATAATTGGTCAGGCCTCGACGGAGTTACACGGGTGAACTCGCTCGTCCAGCTTCCCAGGTTCTCCGAGGAGAAGGCAATCGGCTGA